The Aspergillus flavus chromosome 2, complete sequence region ACCTTCAATATCAAGTCTTCGAATGATGCGAAATACACTATCACCCTTCCGGTATCTACGCAAGTGTCAGAGTTGAAAGAAAAGCTTGCGACGTCGGAATATGCGGATACCCCGGCGGAGCGTCAGCGCCTAATCTACTCGGGAAGAGTATTAAAAGATAATGAAACCCTGGCTACGTACAAGATTAAAGATGGACACACCATCCATCTGGTAAAGAGTGCTGCTAGCAATCAGCGCCAGGCCGGCACTTCTCAGACTGCCTCGGCCTCCACGCCATCAGGCACCTCTGCTACTCCAGCCGCTGGTGTCCCCACAAACCTTGCGGCTGGCACAGGCAACAACCCACTGGCCGGTTTGACTGGCGCACGATATGCTGGTTTTGCGCAACTTCCAGGGGCTGGAATGTTTGGCCCAGATGGTGGCGTAAGTGGTCACTGGCATAAAATTTAGCCCATTGAACGATGCTAATCATGACGTTTAGATGGGCCCTCCTCCTGATGCCGACTCTATGCTTAATATGCTCGAAAACCCTCAATTCCAGTCTACTATCAATGAAGCTTTACAGAACCCAGCGATGATTGATATGATGATTCAACAAAATCCCATGTTGCGCGAAATGGGTCCCGGCGTGCGGCAAATGATGCAGAGCCCCGAATTTCGCCGTATGCTTACCGATCCCAATTCGCTTCGCCAGGCGATGCAACTTCAGAGAGCCAtgggtggcggtggtgggcttggtggtggtagcgCATTCCCTGCTCCGGGGGTCACAAACACAACACCAGAGGAAAGCCAAAACGGCCAGAATAACAACGGCGCTACTCCTGCCCCTGGCGCACCCGCGTTCAACCCATTCATGCCTCCGGGCCTTGGAGCTGGGAACCCTTTCGCTGCCCTTTTCGGCGGTAATCCAGCAATGGGCGGCGCGAACCCGCCCAGTACATCAACTGCGACGGGTACCGGTCAGACTGAGACTGCACAGAGAGCGGCTGGAGATGCTGCAGGGGGGGATACTACCACAGGAGAGGGtcaaaaccaacaaaatgCTCAGAATCCATTCGGGCTCCTTTTCAACCCCGCCATGTTCGGGGCACAAGGCGGTCAGGTGAATCCTTTCAATCCCCAACAAAATCCTTTCCTTCGCGATCCCGCTTTATTATCGCAGATGATGCAGGCAATGGGCGCACCACCAGGAGAAGCTGGCGCAGGTGGACTTGGCGCCAATCCCTTGGCGGCGCTCCTTGGAGGCAGTGGATTTGGAACCCCCCCTCCACAGGACAACCGACCGCCTGAGGAAAGGTACGCAGAACAGCTTCGCCAGCTCAATGATATGGGCTTCTATGAGTTTGAGAGGAATATCGAAGCGCTGCGACGAGCAGGTGGCAGTGTACAAGGCGCAGTGGAATATCTGTTGAGCCATCCTTCTTGAGTTCTCACACCGATCTGTAATGGCGTGTTGGCCAAACGGCCTTCTTTCGTGGAGCGATTGTTTTCATTGACGGCTTCTACTTTATGACTACCCTGGCTGCATACTCTTTCGGATTTGATATAGGGGGGATGCTTGGAAGGCTTTCATGTAGGGAATGTCTCATGGCTTAGCAGAAAGGGCGTTAGTATAACAGAACTTCATGTTTTTTGATGTTACGATAGTATATCAACAGTTGAGTCTCGTATGCAGCTCTCTCTTTGTGTGTCCGGTGTGTTCCCGTTCCCGGTTTAAAGTGGCTTTCGGCGATAAAAAGTGGTGGGGAATAAAACTTATTCCACGATGTACCGTGTACTGGAGGTGAATACCGGTGGTATTGACTTACGTTGTCGCATTCAGATGGGCGGCGGTGAGATTATCGTTTTAGGAATGGACGCTAAACCTATTGTGGACAGAATCGACCCGGACTGTTCGATGCCAATGGATTGATGGGTCCCCGTGCTGAATCTCCCCTGCAAACCACTCAATACTTTAACTACTTTACCAATTGCTGCTATCCTGTCCACATCCACCTCCACACCCCTGactcctccccctccctcatcttcatttATTACCTAGTATCTACTTTATTCGACAGGCATTATATGCCGATTACACTCGTTACATCAGTTTAAACTATTACCTCTCGGACTTTCCATTCTCCGTCGCATTCTGGACCGCCGGTTCCTCTACATAGCATACATACACCTCATCTTATTCTACATTAGCCTTTGCTCTATGCTTGTTCCTCCTGCTTAACATAATACTTTCAGCATCGCGCATACGACTTACTACTTGcgttcttctcatttttcCTTTTAAGTGGCTTGTTAAATGGGGACGGTCTAGGGTAGCTTCAGTTGGGTTGAACTAAGTTACTGATCTACGCTTGTGATTCACGCACCCGCCACGTACATCCGAACTGTCGGTGCATGCTTCCTTGATAGCATCCGTTTTCTCTAATAGCGAGGGCTACCCTCCATTTCCCACCACCTCAATGATGGAGCTGAGATGCTTGTGGTGCCCTCGTCAATGGGCTTTGTGGTTATTATTCGTCTCATACTCCTGCGCGTTCTACATACCTGGTAAGCTTTGATCAGCCTGTTAGGCCCATCGGACTCTACAACTGACACGTTTATGTTTGTACAATAGGCTATTCAGTCAAACGTTACGCCGATGACGAGTCGATTCCCCTTCTTGTGAACAAAATCTTTTCCGACCATACGCAGCTCCAATACGCCTACTATGACCTGCCTTTCGTCTGCCCCCCGAGCGGGAAAACGCATGGCGGCTCACCCTTCGGCTCGGGACATAGCGTTTCGCTTAACTTGGGAGAGATTCTACGTGGTGATCGGATAATGACGTCTGACTTTGAACTTCAGATGGGAAAGAATGTGGAATGTCAAGCCCTCTGCACTGCGGAAGTAGGGCGCAAAGACGTCAAGTGGGCGCATCAGCTTATCAACGAAGGCTATGTAGCAGAATGGATCGTGGACAACTTGCCTGGAGCGACTAGCTTTGTCACCGTTGACCGTAGTCGCAAGTACTACGCAACTGGGTTCAAGCTCGGATCTCGGGACCCCTCACCCATTGATGGAAAACCACACTACTATATCAATAACCATTTCACCATCGTGATCCGCTGGCGGTCGGCACCTGAAGGTGGCAAGTTGATTGTTGGTTTCGAGATTTATCCGAAGAGTATTCGCGCCGAGGACCATGTGGAGAACGGTTGCCCCAAACAAGTACATGAGCACCACGACGGTCTGGAGCTTTACATTCCTCCAAACACATCAAAACTCCGTGAGATGTATCCCGGTTCTTCATATATTCCGGAAGACGACGGAGTTGACGACGGAACCACACTGAAGATTCCGTACACATACTCAATTTATTTCAAGGAGGACAACAGTATTGACTGGTCTAGTCGATGGGACCTCTATTTTAGCAACCAAGACGATAGCTCTATGACGCATTGGTTTGCAATTCTCAATTCATTGACTATATCTAGCGTTCTTGGGGTGGCTGTATATGTCATCTGGGGACGAACGGTGCAAGGAGATATCAAGGGTCGTGGAGACGGGGCAATGGATGAAGCTAAACTAAAGGCTCGAAGCGCAGCCAAAGCAAAGACTcttgaaagaaaaggggacgGTCTCTTGGACCACGGATCGGATCTTGAGCGAGATGCAGATATATCATCTGACGACGAGGGTCTCGAAGATGTCAGCGGTTGGAAACTCCTGCACGGTGACGTTTTCCGAGTGCCGGAGTACAGCGGCCTACTGGCACCGCTTGTTGGCTCTGGTATGCAACTGTTGTTTATGACCTCGGGACTTCTTCTGCTCAGTTGCCTGGGTATTCTAAACCCCAGCTTCCGTGGCGGATTCGTTAGTGTTGGAATGGGTTTGTTCGTATTTGCAGGCCTCTTCTCCGGCTACTTCTCGGCAAGGTTGTACAAAACATTTGGCGGTGCTAATTGGAGGAAGAACACGTTAATTGTATGTGTACCTCGACCGgatatcttctttcccctttgaAGCTTGTGACCTGGACATTGCTAATGACATTAGACCGCTCTCTTCATCCCTGGTCTGACCTTCTGCCTCATATTCATCCTGAATCTCTTCGTTTGGGCACAGGCGTCCAGCACGGCAATCCCGTTTGGCACATTGATCGGTCTTCTTGCGCTCTGGTTGCTGATTCAGGTTCCTTTGGTTTATATGGGTAGTTGGTACGGTTATGTACGAACGGCGCCGTGGGAGCATCCAACCAAGACCATGTCAATCGCCCGACAAATTCCGCCGCAACCCTGGTACCTGCACAACACTTACGGACCCGTTTTGACAGGCCTGGCACCATTTGCCGTTCTATTCATTGAGCTTCTGTACGTATTTAAGAATTTGTGGCAGGACAAGAGTGGCTACTATTACGTGTTTGGCTTTTTGAGCGCCGTTTCGACTATCCTAATGGTCACGGTGAGTCAAGTGACCATCATCGCAACCTACAGTCAACTTTGCTCCGAGGTATGTTATATCCATTATTTATAAAGGATCGGGAAGCTAACTGAAGCAGAATTACCATTGGTGGTGGCAGAGCTTCCTGACTGGCGGAAGCAGTGCATTCTGGGTCTTTGCTTACTGCATTTGGTACTACTTCTTCCACCTTCATATCACCGGCTTCGTTTCTAGTCTGCTCTTTTTCAGCTACAGCTTCCTGGCATGTGCAGTATACGGCTTGTTAACGGGGACGGTCGGGTTCTTGACGGCCTACGCGTTTGTCCGACGTATTTACAGGTAAGCGGTATCTGGTATTGTATATATCAGATGTTGGAGCTAATCCTGGCACAGCGGCGTCAAAGTTGATTGATCAATTTCAAGACGCATATTTGACATCTGCCAACTTCTTACCCAGACGGGCTTACGTGAAACGGCATTTGGTGCAAGCATTCCCTATTCATTTCCCTTGCCATCTTCTGGCTCTTACGATATCCCCCTTCCCAGGTGCAATAAGCTACTGTGCTATTATTGACTTGTAATGTCATTTGGTCTGTGGCCTTTCtgtactttatatatatatattccgtCCATTAGCGAACTCAATCGACATTTATCAGTCTTAACGCGCGTTCCAGTCGTGATCTCAATTCTGTTGCCTTGATTTTTGCTAGCCGCGGAGCAGCTTAGTCAATTATAGCATCTCAATCACATCTAATGTGTCAAAGTTACCAAAACCAGCCGTAACACAAACACTCAATAAACCACCTAGTAACTGTCCCCTCACAATATAATATAGCACTATTCAAAATCCCTCCAGAGCCatcaagaaacaaaaccACCCATCAGGACCCGGGGGAAAAAGCACCTGACTCATCATAGCGCAATGACAACCAGATAGACTCAAGTCAATTCTTCCCCAAAACGGCATTCCCATCCAGCCCCCCCGGCCACCAAACCCCACGAGCTTAGCAGAACTCCTCCCCAGCCACTAACTAACCAGTTCACGCCCAGTCCCAGCAAAATCCAACTTCCAATACAAAAACCCCGTTACACGACCGCGTTTACCTGGTAGCACGAAAGGCTACAAGCGGAGATTCAAATCTAGAGTCCGCGTGACGTTCACTGGGGAACGAGGATAACCGACAGGAGTCTATGAATCGATGATGGTTTCGAATCATTGGTAAATTGGTACTTTCCATGGATGAATGAATTTGTAACCTTTTTGGGGGGGTGTGATTGGGTGGGTTGGGGTCATGTGGTATCTTGTCTCTGTAgcactactagtacataTGTAATTAGTTCTGGGCGATGCTTAAGCAGTTTTAGTGGAGTTAGGTTGTCATGGAGGATGTATTTTGGTCTGGTTATAGGGGTTTTCTGGGGGAGTCATATTCTGGAGAGAGGGTTTGTGGGGTTTGGTTCTTGATGGAAGGGGGTAGTTTTGGATACTCATGGGCGAGACTCAAGAGGATAGATAGATGTGTCTCTTTTCTACTCTGTATGTATATGAGATGAGACCAAGAACAGGTTTCTAGACTGTGCAGTTACATATCCGATGCGAATGAGGCACTAGTATTGGTAGGACAAGGAAATGACAGAGATGAAACAGCAAAACTAAAAAAGTAGAGCAAACTTGATTGCGTCAGCTAGTAATCAATGAGATGGCAGAAACAGGCTGTGAATGAAGTAAGTTACTGTGACTCGGCATGTCCGTTCATGCATTTGGATTAAATTACATAGACTTTGTTTCAAATGTGTTACAAACGCTAGGCAGACGACGAGTGACCAATACCGATACTTTTTGCTTTTAGCTGGGGTTTGCAAATGCAATCAGCATGCATTAGGGTGTGCTTTAGTGTTACTGAATGTATTACTCCT contains the following coding sequences:
- a CDS encoding putative ubiquitin-like protein DskB (unnamed protein product); this translates as MADDTATAEDSPVTFNIKSSNDAKYTITLPVSTQVSELKEKLATSEYADTPAERQRLIYSGRVLKDNETLATYKIKDGHTIHLVKSAASNQRQAGTSQTASASTPSGTSATPAAGVPTNLAAGTGNNPLAGLTGARYAGFAQLPGAGMFGPDGGMGPPPDADSMLNMLENPQFQSTINEALQNPAMIDMMIQQNPMLREMGPGVRQMMQSPEFRRMLTDPNSLRQAMQLQRAMGGGGGLGGGSAFPAPGVTNTTPEESQNGQNNNGATPAPGAPAFNPFMPPGLGAGNPFAALFGGNPAMGGANPPSTSTATGTGQTETAQRAAGDAAGGDTTTGEGQNQQNAQNPFGLLFNPAMFGAQGGQVNPFNPQQNPFLRDPALLSQMMQAMGAPPGEAGAGGLGANPLAALLGGSGFGTPPPQDNRPPEERYAEQLRQLNDMGFYEFERNIEALRRAGGSVQGAVEYLLSHPS
- a CDS encoding putative multispanning membrane protein — protein: MMELRCLWCPRQWALWLLFVSYSCAFYIPGYSVKRYADDESIPLLVNKIFSDHTQLQYAYYDLPFVCPPSGKTHGGSPFGSGHSVSLNLGEILRGDRIMTSDFELQMGKNVECQALCTAEVGRKDVKWAHQLINEGYVAEWIVDNLPGATSFVTVDRSRKYYATGFKLGSRDPSPIDGKPHYYINNHFTIVIRWRSAPEGGKLIVGFEIYPKSIRAEDHVENGCPKQVHEHHDGLELYIPPNTSKLREMYPGSSYIPEDDGVDDGTTLKIPYTYSIYFKEDNSIDWSSRWDLYFSNQDDSSMTHWFAILNSLTISSVLGVAVYVIWGRTVQGDIKGRGDGAMDEAKLKARSAAKAKTLERKGDGLLDHGSDLERDADISSDDEGLEDVSGWKLLHGDVFRVPEYSGLLAPLVGSGMQLLFMTSGLLLLSCLGILNPSFRGGFVSVGMGLFVFAGLFSGYFSARLYKTFGGANWRKNTLITALFIPGLTFCLIFILNLFVWAQASSTAIPFGTLIGLLALWLLIQVPLVYMGSWYGYVRTAPWEHPTKTMSIARQIPPQPWYLHNTYGPVLTGLAPFAVLFIELLYVFKNLWQDKSGYYYVFGFLSAVSTILMVTVSQVTIIATYSQLCSENYHWWWQSFLTGGSSAFWVFAYCIWYYFFHLHITGFVSSLLFFSYSFLACAVYGLLTGTVGFLTAYAFVRRIYSGVKVD